In the Cydia splendana chromosome 2, ilCydSple1.2, whole genome shotgun sequence genome, one interval contains:
- the LOC134803738 gene encoding uncharacterized protein LOC134803738, whose translation MFSPAGQRVLHKCLKILRLTFVDYSSLPDLNKLNIVRTVEKTIDNKASEIFVESPIHVKVQPIDVNDIKAHDKLTMILYSKGKDTGDFQVKQSSKRLELLNKNTSSDRDDVCLIQVPYQLKVHVTTTDNASVHLAKLEGEEFVVKTQKGTVNVADLKAQNIRVESVQGQVKTEGRLVASNIELKTGKDAAIDCNNVMANSFSVTSHAGSISVKSCYSDKSHFTTAMGNISLDHLHRAVTIDVIQQGNLRITGFSGNLQASLKSGEVFMHASQLIDKSSIFIHEKGKVELLIHDILKNLPATNLIADRIKVDEKIMKLGRFMDDSHPKRFRFEGEPHNELHIVCKNGSIELKETNLPFIL comes from the coding sequence ATGTTTTCTCCGGCGGGTCAACGAGTCTTACATAAGTGTCTCAAAATTTTGAGGTTAACTTTTGTTGATTATAGCAGTTTGCCCGATTTGAATAAGTTAAATATTGTCAGAACTGTGGAAAAGACAATAGATAACAAAGCTTCTGAGATCTTTGTGGAAAGCCCCATTCATGTGAAAGTGCAGCCAATTGACGTTAACGACATAAAAGCCCACGACAAGCTGACTATGATATTGTATAGTAAAGGCAAAGATACAGGTGATTTTCAAGTAAAACAATCTTCTAAGCGCCTGGAGCTGCTAAATAAAAATACGTCTTCAGATAGAGATGATGTCTGCCTGATACAAGTTCCATATCAATTAAAAGTTCATGTTACTACGACTGACAATGCTTCAGTGCATCTGGCGAAATTAGAAGGAGAGGAGTTTGTGGTGAAGACTCAGAAAGGAACAGTAAATGTTGCGGATTTAAAGGCACAGAATATTCGAGTGGAGAGTGTGCAGGGCCAGGTCAAGACAGAAGGCAGACTTGTAGCAAGCAATATAGAGTTGAAAACAGGCAAAGATGCAGCAATTGATTGCAACAATGTTATGGCAAATTCTTTCTCCGTCACGTCTCACGCCGGCTCCATCAGCGTCAAGTCCTGTTACAGTGACAAGTCCCACTTCACAACTGCTATGGGCAATATATCATTGGACCATCTCCATAGGGCCGTGACCATAGATGTGATACAGCAAGGAAATCTGCGCATCACAGGTTTCTCGGGCAACCTGCAAGCTTCCTTAAAGAGTGGGGAAGTATTTATGCATGCTTCCCAGTTGATAGACAAAAGCAGTATTTTCATACATGAAAAGGGTAAAGTTGAGTTACTAATTCATGACATTCTTAAGAATTTGCCAGCCACAAATCTGATAGCAGATAGAATAAAAGTAGATGAGAAAATAATGAAGCTGGGACGGTTCATGGATGACTCCCACCCGAAGCGGTTCAGGTTTGAGGGAGAGCCACATAATGAATTGCACATAGTCTGTAAGAATGGCTCTATTGAATTGAAGGAAACTAACTtaccatttattttataa
- the LOC134803713 gene encoding uncharacterized protein LOC134803713, producing MPACAPEYSRLARSNTELVFSPRVKRCSHQPPPFTALRRSFSSTFSLIPEERAISPERPLPLPRIIRILTWWPRLFFRPLFALLSIIAHPAWKQILVVLPTLWIAASLFIFWKCIQCPIGVIKLIARALRSEKTTKQRTVLISGGSSVQALHLARNFHSAGARVVAFELEGQFTLLKYSAAVNKFYTVPRPNPADPLAYARALREIVDRESAVFYVPVSSSTPAYYDALAKPYLEVMGCQCFVPSARDVVTLDDPLELIRVCRAAGLATPEFWVVASEHDVRSWYEKYASREGRYYIASAGARGARDRLRFVMPEDKSNFRFTREISAEKPWVIIKEPKGERIVTCTTLKESRAVNNVTCRVDSVRKGLVPQKDEEVDLWVQKYVSSLSPSKPMTGHMSFRLVREEASTNGHGNRIVAMAARVGVSLPYLCQASTTRCGHTATVGKLLDSVLDTREALFAFWDPLPYCAYYRSRRSEERRPPSPEPCKTPPNVPL from the coding sequence ATGCCCGCCTGCGCGCCCGAGTACAGCCGCCTCGCGCGCTCTAACACAGAGCTCGTGTTCTCTCCGCGCGTCAAGCGCTGCTCGCACCAACCGCCGCCCTTCACCGCGCTGCGACGGTCCTTCTCCTCCACATTCTCGCTTATTCCGGAAGAACGTGCCATCTCTCCGGAGCGCCCGCTGCCGCTACCCCGCATCATCAGAATCCTCACCTGGTGGCCTCGACTCTTCTTCCGACCGCTCTTCGCTTTGCTGAGTATCATCGCACACCCGGCTTGGAAACAGATTCTCGTGGTATTGCCGACACTCTGGATCGCCGCGTCGCTGTTTATTTTCTGGAAGTGCATTCAGTGTCCAATAGGAGTGATAAAATTGATTGCGCGCGCTCTTCGTTCAGAAAAAACCACCAAGCAAAGGACAGTCCTCATCAGTGGCGGAAGTTCTGTTCAAGCGTTGCACTTGGCGAGAAATTTCCACTCAGCGGGGGCAAGAGTCGTCGCCTTCGAGTTGGAGGGGCAATTTACTTTGCTGAAGTATTCCGCAGCCGTCAACAAATTCTACACAGTTCCACGACCCAACCCGGCGGACCCGTTAGCCTATGCGCGCGCCTTGCGTGAGATAGTGGACAGAGAATCTGCGGTGTTTTATGTACCCGTGAGTTCCTCGACCCCGGCTTATTATGACGCACTGGCCAAACCATATCTAGAAGTAATGGGCTGTCAGTGTTTCGTGCCTAGTGCTCGTGACGTCGTAACTTTGGATGACCCTTTGGAGTTGATACGCGTGTGCCGCGCGGCCGGGTTGGCGACACCGGAGTTTTGGGTAGTGGCCAGCGAACACGATGTTCGTTCGTGGTACGAGAAATACGCCTCCAGGGAAGGCCGGTATTATATCGCTAGTGCTGGAGCCCGAGGTGCAAGAGACCGGCTACGATTCGTTATGCCAGAAGACAAATCAAACTTCAGATTTACACGAGAGATAAGCGCAGAGAAGCCATGGGTTATTATCAAGGAGCCTAAAGGAGAAAGAATTGTAACTTGTACGACTTTAAAGGAATCCAGAGCGGTGAACAACGTGACATGTCGCGTAGATTCCGTGAGAAAAGGACTGGTACCGCAGAAAGACGAAGAGGTCGACCTGTGGGTGCAGAAATATGTATCCTCATTGTCACCGTCGAAGCCCATGACTGGTCACATGTCATTCAGACTGGTACGTGAAGAAGCGTCGACAAACGGGCACGGGAACAGGATAGTTGCGATGGCAGCTCGCGTAGGAGTATCACTGCCTTATTTATGCCAAGCTTCGACGACTCGATGTGGGCACACAGCTACTGTGGGGAAGCTGCTGGATTCGGTGTTGGACACACGCGAAGCACTGTTCGCTTTCTGGGACCCGCTGCCATACTGCGCGTACTATCGTTCCCGGCGGTCTGAGGAGCGCCGTCCGCCTTCGCCAGAGCCTTGCAAGACACCCCCTAATGTGCCTCTCTGA